The following are encoded in a window of Naumovozyma castellii chromosome 8, complete genome genomic DNA:
- the SRC1 gene encoding Src1p (ancestral locus Anc_5.577): MNNEYEYLKPNFKFKSLTVSQLRRILVENNVPYHSRSKKSELMQLFKDAIVPQIPSLREKYLNVDSNTADIIRIPKRKKSFSALEETIEGSNESSGNNNVIGKKKATPMDIAFSSDSNSALSSESDSEFTKQIRRGEAVTPKSKKRKIEKQTGTPILDRVSSKSPSKTPNKSRTIETFDLSSSSPSPVALKDSSLYRNVSSSTQPPLRTPTKAAEFDFSQKRRTLSPDLDKLKVSAAFAQQLKKAVKENEKKSKVPSFASMKADSDSDSEIYSIFNEQDFDSIKTRRKALLGSDSDSDSEYEKAKRMVSGSVSNTDTKKSSHKNSKNNSNTSFENMPSFKSETSMSQKDIPSGTPQEIITILESSDEEEKNVKENIPTLVNAQKPIIPTTPHLPTKNGAYQTKEKTNTLQDKINGQEGASEPLVEEMVQDQIRPAQPVTEDELISEHDAMIQEDEITSEQDDIFEEDEAISEKNDIVNEEEEARASKDIGGETVETILELPLLAAKNPNEVILESSHIKNTVGKNVSPTETFQSRGHVELKTNRASASEQANIPSSSSDEELLEEIEEFEEQKTETKRPKSNMSDKIPRVKNNSNLKVTALPNAQKKHENKTEPTIQDESLTKKETFHVKFGRSDFINGLFRKCYWILKKLLTLTVLTFILFFGFWYREQKFQVGYCGTELRKPMHLPNGLKFQQLMQLDELLQENFRPQCVPCPDNAICYPYLKLKCKPKYRLVKPLLGLNGLLPLSDSCVRDDQREQLVSEAVRKSLDFLRSKNAQISCGDGNDDIKSGLNENELFQIFNEARAAWISDEEFNEIWDQVVSNLKNEPEIIYRQVSNTEFLIAKAYDDQHFTNNIITCSLQSSDSISRNAANVNFGSNDFQKQKGHIPKGDQQKEQGYFRSTSKKYISLRCKFEGEIHQNYQRYRYLIWVVVSILVLVKILERKLRNYYETKVKIINLTRKVINELKQVKKNGRSPKYLSSIQLRDIFLIEVVNLKEKNQLWKQIERKLENNNSNIKSSLLEVHGDIMKCWEWIGPLDDNISDKH; the protein is encoded by the coding sequence ATGAATAACGAATACGAATACCTGAAGcccaatttcaaatttaaatcaCTAACCGTCTCTCAACTCAGGAGAATATTGgtggaaaataatgttCCATATCATTCAAGATCAAAGAAGTCTGAGCTTATGCAACTCTTCAAAGATGCAATTGTTCCTCAAATACCAAGCTTGAGAGAGAAGTACCTGAATGTTGATTCTAATACTGCTGATATAATACGCATTCccaagaggaagaaatcATTTAGTGCTCTGGAGGAAACAATAGAAGGGTCTAATGAATCTTCTGGCAATAATAACgttattggaaaaaaaaaagctACTCCCATGGATATTGCCTTCTCATCTGATTCCAATTCAGCTTTATCTTCAGAGTCAGATTCAGAGTTCACTAAGCAAATAAGGAGGGGAGAGGCTGTTACACCTAAATCgaaaaagagaaagattGAGAAACAGACAGGCACTCCAATTCTTGACAGAGTTTCCAGCAAGAGTCCCTCGAAAACCCCCAATAAGTCTAGAACTATCGAAACATTTGATCTTTCGTCCTCATCACCATCACCCGTGGCTCTAAaggattcttcattatacAGAAATGTAAGTTCAAGTACACAACCGCCTCTAAGAACACCTACAAAAGCAGctgaatttgatttttcacAAAAGAGAAGAACCCTATCTCCTGATCTAGACAAACTTAAAGTATCAGCAGCATTTGCACAGCAGTTGAAGAAAGCTGTGAAAGAGAATGAGAAAAAGAGCAAAGTACCATCGTTTGCATCAATGAAAGCCGATTCTGATTCTGATTCTGAAATTTACTCAATTTTTAATGAACAGGACTTTGATAGTATTAAGACACGGCGAAAGGCGTTACTGGGTTCTGATTCTGACAGTGATTCTGAATATGAGAAAGCTAAGCGAATGGTTTCTGGCTCTGTTTCTAATACTGACACCAAGAAGAGCTCTCACAAGAATAGTAAAAATAATAGCAATACCTCGTTTGAAAATATGCCTTCGTTCAAATCTGAAACATCAATGTCACAGAAGGATATCCCAAGTGGTACTCCACAGGAaattattaccattttggaaagtagtgatgaagaggaaaagaatGTGAAGGAAAATATTCCCACACTTGTTAATGCTCAAAAGCCAATAATTCCAACAACACCTCATTTACCTACCAAAAATGGTGCATATCAAACTAAGGAAAAAACAAATACATTACAAGATAAGATAAATGGTCAAGAGGGGGCATCTGAACCActtgttgaagaaatggTTCAGGATCAAATTCGTCCTGCGCAACCCGTGACTGAGGATGAACTTATTTCAGAACACGATGCTATGattcaagaagatgaaattactTCAGAACAAGATGATATATtcgaagaagatgaagctATTtcagaaaaaaatgatatagttaatgaagaagaggaagcaCGCGCTTCGAAAGATATCGGGGGTGAAACAGTGGAAACCATACTTGAACTACCATTACTGGCTGCCAAAAATCCAAACGAGGTAATTCTGGAAAGCTCTCATATCAAGAACACAGTTGGTAAAAATGTTTCCCCTACTGAGACCTTCCAATCGCGTGGTCATGTTGAATTAAAAACCAACCGAGCATCTGCGTCAGAACAGGCCAATATTCCTAGCTCTTCCTCAGATGAAGAACTTCTGGAAGAAatagaagaatttgaagaacagAAAACTGAAACAAAAAGGCCTAAGTCAAATATGTCTGATAAAATTCCTCGAGTTAAgaataattctaatttaAAAGTCACTGCTCTTCCTAATGCCCAAAAGAAGcatgaaaataaaaccGAACCCACTATTCAAGATGAAAGCTTAACTAAGAAAGAGACTTTCCATGTCAAGTTTGGCCGTTctgatttcattaatggtCTTTTTAGAAAGTGTTACTggattttgaagaagttaCTTACTTTAACTGTGCTTACtttcattttattttttgggTTCTGGTATCGAGAACAAAAATTCCAGGTTGGTTATTGTGGTACTGAACTCAGAAAGCCAATGCATCTACCGAATGGTTTGAAGTTTCAACAACTAATGCAACTTGATGAATTACTTCAAGAAAACTTCAGACCACAATGTGTGCCTTGCCCTGACAATGCAATTTGCTACCCATACCTTAAGCTGAAGTGTAAACCCAAATATAGACTAGTGAAACCGTTATTAGGTTTGAATGGTTTGTTACCATTGAGTGATTCATGTGTAAGAGATGATCAAAGGGAACAACTGGTCTCTGAGGCTGTTAGAAAATCCCTAGATTTTTTGAGATCAAAGAATGCTCAAATTTCTTGTGGTGACGGGAATGATGATATCAAAAGTGGATTAAATGAAAACGaattgttccaaatatttaatgaGGCTCGTGCTGCCTGGATCagtgatgaagaattcaatgaaatatgGGACCAAGTGGTTtctaatttaaaaaatgaGCCGGAGATAATATATAGGCAAGTGAGTAATACTGAATTTTTAATTGCGAAAGCGTATGATGATCAACATTTTACTAACAACATTATTACGTGTTCATTACAGTCCTCTGACAGTATCTCTAGGAATGCCGCCAACGTCAATTTTGGATCCAATGACTTTCAGAAACAGAAGGGACATATTCCAAAAGGTGACCAACAGAAAGAACAAGGGTATTTTCGCTCGACATCCAAGAAGTACATCAGTCTCCGATGTAAATTTGAAGGAGAAATCcatcaaaattatcaaCGGTATAGATATCTAATATGGGTTGTTGTTTCTATATTAGTTCTTGTCAAGATTTTAGAGAGAAAACTTAGAAATTATTATGAAACGAAGGTCAAGATCATAAATTTAACAAGAAAGGTAATCAATGAGTTGAAGCAAGTAAAGAAAAACGGAAGGTCACCTAAGTACTTAAGTTCGATTCAGCTACGAGATATATTTCTCATAGAAGTTGtcaatttgaaagagaaaaacCAGCTTTGGAAGCagattgaaagaaaattggaaaataataatagtaatataAAGTCCAGCCTTCTGGAAGTTCATGGCGACATTATGAAATGTTGGGAATGGATTGGACCCTTAGATGACAACATTTCAGACAAACactaa
- the AMD1 gene encoding AMP deaminase (ancestral locus Anc_5.578) produces the protein MDINRAGQDFSDLSLEVAPSHDEIDQNQNGSGMLLSNDLRSINTKEDANPLELQISQTSMQSQDDDIISNNDAHYSYHENQQLHENNSKQIAVDEHDTHTTIPLQPSLASKPSATKMRTLSESAQNIVPNPLRPPTTEASQEKKESGSLYKMGMLADDAAQQFLDEPSPELVDLYSKVAECRNLRSKYQSLSLQLSEQNPKNSPDWNVYPAPPKPSYNAETKTVISVVNKPDSEVFDFNQCEIPGEDLDWEFDINNDDSYFVHKKGEPTQVIAEIPTLRDYYSDLEKMISISSDGPAKSFAFRRLQYLEARWNLYYLLNEYQETTVSKRNPHRDFYNVRKVDTHVHHSACMNQKHLLRFIKHKLRHSKEEKVIFRDGKVLTLDEVFNSLNLTGYDLSIDTLDMHAHKDTFHRFDKFNLKYNPIGESRLREIFLKTDNYIKGTYLADITKQVIFDLENSKYQNCEYRISIYGRSIDEWDKLAGWVIDNKVISHNIRWLIQIPRLYDIYRKSGIVKNFHDTCKNIFQPLFEVTKNPQSHPKLHVFLQRVIGFDSVDDESKVDRRFHRKYPKPSLWEAPQNPPYSYYLYYLYSSMASLNQWRAKRGFNTLVLRPHCGEAGDPEHLVSAYLLAQGISHGILLRKVPFVQYLYYLDQVGIAMSPLSNNALFLTYDKNPFPRYFKRGLNVSLSTDDPLQFSYTREPLIEEYSVAAQIYKLSNVDMCELARNSVLQSGWEAQIKEHWIGKNFEKSGVAGNDVVKTNVPDIRINYRYDTLSTELELVNHFANFGNE, from the coding sequence atggaTATTAATAGAGCTGGTCAAGACTTTTCGGATCTATCCCTTGAAGTAGCCCCCTCTCATGATGAGATCgatcaaaatcaaaatggTTCTGGCATGTTATTAAGTAATGATTTGAGAAGTATAAACACTAAAGAAGATGCTAACCCGTTGGAATTACAAATTTCTCAGACTAGTATGCAAAGTCAAGATGATGACattatttccaataatgatgCCCACTATTCATATCATGAGAATCAACAGTTACatgaaaataattctaaGCAAATTGCTGTTGACGAACATGATACACATACCACTATCCCACTTCAACCATCACTAGCTTCTAAACCAAGTGCTACAAAGATGAGAACCTTATCTGAGAGTGCGCAAAATATAGTCCCCAATCCCCTCAGACCACCTACGACAGAAGCATCccaagaaaagaaggaaagtGGGTCTCTTTACAAAATGGGTATGCTTGCAGATGATGCAGCTCAACAATTTTTGGATGAACCATCCCCAGAATTGGTCGATCTCTACTCAAAAGTGGCTGAATGTAGAAACTTAAGAAGTAAGTATCAATCTTTATCATTGCAGCTTTCTGAACAAAACCCCAAAAACAGTCCAGATTGGAACGTTTATCCTGCTCCTCCCAAACCATCGTACAATGCGGAAACAAAAACAGTTATTAGTGTTGTTAATAAGCCTGATTCTGAAGTTTTCGATTTTAATCAATGTGAAATACCTGGTGAGGATCTAGATTGGGAGTTTGATATCAACAATGATGATtcatattttgttcatAAGAAAGGTGAGCCAACTCAGGTTATCGCAGAGATTCCTACCTTACGTGATTATTATTCCGATTTAGAAAAGATGATTTCCATATCTTCAGATGGTCCCGCCAAATCATTCGCCTTTAGAAGATTACAATATTTGGAAGCTCGTTGGAACTTATACTATTTGTTAAATGAGTATCAAGAGACCACTGTTTCAAAGAGAAATCCACATAGAGACTTCTACAACGTAAGAAAAGTGGACACTCACGTTCATCATTCAGCATGTATGAACCAAAAGCATCTCTTACGTTTCATTAAGCATAAGTTAAGACATTCCAAGGAAGAGAAGGTAATCTTTAGAGATGGTAAAGTCTTAACTCTGGATGAAGTGTTTAACTCCTTGAATTTAACGGGCTACGATCTATCCATTGATACTTTAGATATGCATGCTCATAAGGATACTTTTCATagatttgataaattcaatttaaaatataatccAATTGGTGAATCACGTTTAAGAGAAATCTTTTTGAAGACAGACAACTATATTAAGGGTACCTACCTGGCTGATATTACCAAACAAGTGATCTTTGATCTAGAAAATTCTAAATATCAAAACTGTGAATACAGAATTTCCATTTATGGGAGATCTATTGATGAATGGGATAAACTAGCAGGTTGGGTGATTGATAACAAAGTTATCTCGCATAATATTCGTTGGTTGATTCAAATACCACGTCTATATGATATTTACAGAAAATCAGGAATCGTTAAAAATTTCCACGACACTTGTAAAAATATCTTCCaaccattatttgaagTGACTAAGAATCCTCAATCACATCCAAAATTACATGTTTTCTTACAAAGAGTTATCGGTTTTGATTCAgtggatgatgaatctaAGGTAGACCGTAGATTCCACAGAAAATATCCAAAACCCTCCCTCTGGGAAGCCCCACAGAACCCACcttattcttattatttatattacTTATATTCTAGCATGGCATCATTAAATCAATGGAGAGCCAAGAGGGGATTCAATACATTGGTTTTGAGACCGCATTGTGGGGAAGCTGGTGATCCAGAACATTTGGTTTCTGCATACTTATTGGCACAGGGGATTTCTCATGGGATTTTGTTAAGAAAGGTCCCatttgttcaatatttatattatttggatcaaGTGGGTATTGCCATGTCACCTTTATCCAATAATGCTTTGTTCCTAACATATGATAAAAACCCATTCCCAAGATACTTCAAGAGAGGTTTGAACGTTTCCTTGTCTACTGACGATCCATTACAGTTTTCATACACTAGAGAACCtttaattgaagaatattcaGTTGCTGCGCAAATTTATAAACTTTCCAATGTTGATATGTGTGAATTAGCCAGAAACTCTGTACTACAAAGTGGATGGGAAGCTCAAATCAAAGAACATTGGATTGGTAAGAATTTTGAGAAGAGCGGTGTAGCTGGTAATGATGTAGTTAAGACAAATGTTCCAGATATCAGAATCAATTATAGATATGATACTCTTTCTACCGAATTGGAATTAGTTAATCATTTTGCCAATTTTGGtaatgaatga
- the CGI121 gene encoding Cgi121p (ancestral locus Anc_5.581), translated as MSSLTIPQFPAYQFQITLFQNVSNAETIRSKIADLSYAFIDPKLIVSQEQLYSAIYKALIEQKYNRLRTKTLHSECLFCLGPTSNIGDAFKKFGIKDDSRELICLKVINLSDNNDVKEDLDGIIDGERIVFNDDNLSKFYDRELIRKTYKLDKHFVPGNTEELSRALVNAIQLRGL; from the exons ATGTCGTCTCTCACCATTCCACAATTTCCAGCataccaatttcaaatcacattatttcaaaatgtttCCAATGCAGAGACTATACGATCCAAAATCGCGGATTTGTCATATGCTTTCATTGATCCCAAGTTGATTGTCTCGCAAGAACAACTTTATTCTGCCATCTATAAAGCCTTGATagaacaaaaatataataggTTACGCACTAAGACTTTGCACTCCGAATGTTTATTCTGTTTAGGTCCCACTTCTAACATTGGTGACGCATTTAAGAAGTTTGGAATAAAAGATGATTCTAGGGAATTGATATGCCTGAAGGTAATCAATTTGTCTGATAACAATGATGTTAAAGAAGACTTGGATGGCATAATAGATGGAGAAAGAATTGtctttaatgatgataacCTAAGCAAATTTTATGATCGAGAATTGATTAGAAAG ACTTACAAACTTGACAAGCATTTTGTTCCTGGTAATACTGAGGAACTTTCGAGGGCTTTGGTTAACGCAATTCAGTTAAGAGGACTCTGA
- the LFT1 gene encoding Lft1p (ancestral locus Anc_5.582) — translation MTIEVDTKTQFNKLLDGLLDESANAVLEGEKNVTETESDDVSLYQLLDEVSGGRKLMNCLFRDVTPIDNMTLTKSWNDRENPFNSHSRRIARDWHDEEQQSSSQLNTSMAFQNDAPVIFQWSHKASNTRDISAPNSPEIKRSRGFSESKKETTNQRLFNDALKNIRELNILRPSWETIISDVDESSFDNNTGRAYSNGMTSIATSETGKNNPSWKDPSFKVDPLQKFVVKELPKEKKPSADKPGKHKSKKGVLWFLKGGHHHKKPAHKTKKDNIDLNIENKTIDTSSTAPIANNIPKTDVDRHDTLLPNPINEIVFDSVGSSSVRDSTNTSGFLLDEADFKQTYQGDNNIKNDSSLEIGQQDVPTGQFIPIDKDESEYENSVNADDDDDDDDDDFGDFADVSVTPPIPTSAAKEQSPSKPVELLKGEDRDQSKSSEVSVSPPIALSDGDKVPSMDSFIPLQPMKK, via the coding sequence ATGACAATAGAAGTAGATACAAAGACccaattcaataaattattagatggACTCCTGGATGAATCTGCGAATGCAGTATTAGAGggagaaaaaaatgttaCAGAAACTGAATCGGATGATGTGAGTCTCTATCAATTGTTGGATGAAGTTTCGGGTGGGAGAAAGCTAATGAATTGTTTGTTTCGTGACGTTACTCCTATCGATAATATGACTTTGACGAAATCATGGAATGATCGCGAAAACCCTTTTAATTCACATTCACGAAGAATAGCAAGAGACTGGCATGACGAGGAGCAACAATCGAGTTCTCAATTAAATACATCAATGgcatttcaaaatgatgCACCTGTGATTTTCCAATGGAGTCATAAGGCTTCTAACACTAGAGACATAAGCGCACCAAATTCGCcagaaattaaaagaagTCGTGGTTTTAGTGAGtccaagaaagaaactACAAACCAAAGGTTGTTTAATGACGccttgaaaaatattagaGAATTGAATATACTGCGACCTTCATGGGAAACAATTATTTCGGATGTAGATGAATCATCTTTTGATAACAATACCGGACGTGCATACAGTAATGGAATGACTTCTATAGCCACAAGTGAAACAGGTAAAAACAATCCTTCTTGGAAAGATCCTAGTTTTAAAGTTGATCCATTACAGAAATTTGTGGTCAAAGAACTCCCTAAAGAGAAGAAGCCATCGGCTGATAAACCTGGGAAGCACAAATCAAAGAAGGGTGTTCTGTGGTTCTTAAAAGGTGGCCATCATCATAAGAAACCGGCTCATAAGACTAAGAAGGACAATATAGATTTgaacattgaaaataagaCCATAGATACATCCAGTACTGCCCCTATTGCAAATAATATACCGAAAACTGACGTTGATAGACACGATACACTACTACCTAACCCCATAAATGAAATAGTTTTTGACTCTGTCGGCAGTTCTTCCGTCAGGGATTCTACTAACACGAGTGGTTTCCTGCTAGATGAAGCTGACTTCAAACAAACGTATCAGggtgataataatataaaaaatgACAGTTCTTTGGAAATAGGGCAACAAGATGTCCCTACTGGACAGTTCATACCTATTGATAAAGACGAAAGCGAGTACGAAAACAGTGTAAATGCagacgatgacgatgacgatgatgatgacgactTCGGTGATTTTGCGGATGTGTCAGTTACTCCACCTATTCCCACTTCTGCTGCTAAGGAGCAATCACCAAGCAAACCTGTTGAACTACTAAAAGGCGAAGATAGAGATCAATCGAAATCCTCTGAGGTATCGGTTTCTCCTCCAATAGCACTGTCTGACGGTGACAAGGTTCCTAGTATGGATTCCTTCATTCCATTACAACCCATGAAAAAGTAA
- the YMD8 gene encoding Ymd8p (ancestral locus Anc_5.585), whose translation MKTITIIYIIGWYISSIALSLYNKWMFDPQKGLGVTYPILVTVFHQTVLWVLAFVYIKVESYKKRPILTDKENEPSSTVADTDEDDTSGTGTATVGQSTTMAAKKSGYDWKFYLKYIIPTAVATAGDVGFSNVSMKFVPLTIYTTVKSSSIAFVLLFSCLFNIEKFHWKLSMIVSIMFIGVVMMVYKPDNGKTTNKYESQFRIILGALLVLAAACLSGLRWVYTQLVLKKKSDNDNEAHNRLMNNNNKGTETTTNTTSLAVDEEESQNIGASQVPIKVKKTHPMHTIYELAPIMGATLFIAALIIERPFPGIFQSSLFKLDPKLNDDITPYSIFRGFILLIIPGICVFILTFCEFGILQHTKVLTLSIAGIVKEVLTIILGMLVLGERLSRIYNWVGMIIILLDVSYYNYFRYNQKLKQQGYLQIPADISNENDDDEDDESSNMENSNEMIAYPIQTDSVMQEFELNKVKSNHFAASSYSFENI comes from the coding sequence ATGAAGACGATAAcgataatatatattatcgGCTGGTATATCAGCTCTATTGCATTATCGTTATATAATAAATGGATGTTTGATCCGCAGAAAGGACTTGGGGTCACATACCCAATTCTCGTCACCGTGTTCCATCAAACCGTGCTGTGGGTTCTAGCCTTCGTATACATCAAAGTGGAATCTTATAAAAAAAGACCGATCTTAACAgataaggaaaatgaacCTTCTTCAACTGTGGCAGAtactgatgaagatgatacTAGTGGTACCGGTACGGCCACTGTTGGACAATCGACTACGATGGCGGCTAAGAAGAGTGGGTATGATTGGAAATtctatttgaaatatattatacCTACCGCAGTTGCCACAGCTGGTGATGTTGGATTTAGTAACGTTTCTATGAAATTTGTTCCTCTAACTATTTATACCACTGTGAAATCGTCAAGTATTGCATTTGTTCTATTGTTCAGTTGTCTTTttaacattgaaaaatttcattggAAATTATCCATGATTGTTTCCATTATGTTTATCGGTGTCGTAATGATGGTTTATAAACCGGATAATGGTAAAACCACCAACAAATATGAAAGTCAATTTAGAATTATATTAGGAGCGTTGTTAGTCTTGGCCGCCGCATGTCTATCCGGGTTAAGATGGGTTTATACACAACTTGTGCTGAAAAAGAAATCGGACAATGATAACGAAGCTCATAATAGACTTATgaataacaacaataaagGTACTGAAACCACCACAAATACAACTTCTCTTGCTgtcgatgaagaagagtcTCAAAATATAGGTGCTTCGCAAGTACCAATTAAGGTTAAAAAAACACACCCCATGCATACGATATATGAACTAGCCCCAATAATGGGTGCAACATTATTTATAGCGGCAttaattattgaaagacCATTTCCAGGCATTTTCCAATCGagtcttttcaaattagatcctaaattaaatgatgacATTACACCATATTCCATTTTCCGTGgatttatattattaatcaTTCCAGGTATTTGTGTCTTCATCTTAACATTTTGTGAATTTGGTATCTTGCAACACACAAAGGTTTTGACATTATCCATTGCTGGAATAGTAAAGGAAGTCTTGACCATTATATTGGGAATGTTAGTGCTTGGTGAAAGATTATCCAGAATTTATAATTGGGTTGGTATGATTATCATTTTATTGGATGTTTCATACTATAATTACTTTAGATACAAccagaaattgaaacaacaaGGTTATTTGCAAATTCCAGCTGATATTTCCaatgagaatgatgatgatgaagatgatgagaGTTCGAATATGGAGAATTCCAATGAAATGATTGCATATCCTATTCAAACGGATTCAGTCATGCAGGAGTTTGAACTTAATAAAGTTAAATCCAATCATTTTGCAGCAAGCTCATATTCATTCGAGAATATATGA
- the NCAS0H02890 gene encoding C2H2-type zinc finger protein (ancestral locus Anc_5.586), whose product MPLVSLLSPSLPKSGTKDAVTPPASGSNKYSLWKIFKQLVSTIIVPATDVENNAKSPSTPSNVDLTKENRKSSCSTESSSPSTVSTHVKQSLFPAKPNIDENLTLGESTLSNSAVVPCSLDISNTPMSLSLDPQGVITCNLNNNNNNNNILPLSPESNNSPPQLKDSQTPTKEEDEETDDGPFICHYCDAKFRIRGYLTRHIKKHAVEKAYHCPFFNSDILSESRCHNTGGFSRRDTYKTHLKARHFVYPKGMKPQDRAKSSGHCSQCGQSFTTADDWIKNHIESGDCHGLPEGYLQNIKTGRKKKGKLKMIKTSTGHSRFISTAQSVVDPKILTNKEALEAMVIVAHDTNRNDILSKYGNNKIMMNSEDFQGQPKSKRKSKATHNKKNATTSPNSTGTSIATDNSPLHNPLAAQDIHLLESIPSSTSSLSSNDSLNFSSFNNKPVSTSISTTDELEDYIMPLDMEQCPYNPRDYMEKTPSEFKNINDDSFISANTLNNDSTTLNPTLISETHLKETKQYLNFYNYSFGTKL is encoded by the coding sequence ATGCCACTAGTTTCATTGTTATCACCCTCGTTACCAAAATCCGGGACTAAAGATGCGGTGACTCCACCTGCAAGTGGATCCAATAAATACTCGTTgtggaaaattttcaaacaaCTGGTATCCACCATCATAGTCCCAGCTACAGATGTAGAAAACAATGCAAAGTCTCCTAGCACCCCATCTAACGTCGACTTGACCAAGGAAAACCGCAAATCAAGCTGCAGTACTGAATCATCCTCGCCTAGCACCGTTAGCACACATGTGAAGCAATCCTTGTTTCCTGCCAAGCCAAATATCGATGAAAACCTTACACTAGGTGAATCAACTTTATCGAACTCTGCTGTGGTGCCCTGTTCCTTAGATATCTCAAATACGCCAATGTCACTTTCTTTAGATCCACAAGGCGTAATAACATGCAATTtgaacaacaataacaacaataataatattcttccaCTCTCCCCAGAAAGTAACAACTCTCCTCCGCAACTAAAGGATTCTCAAACCCCCactaaagaagaagacgagGAGACAGATGATGGTCCTTTCATATGTCATTATTGCGATGCCAAATTTAGAATCAGAGGATATCTAACCCGTCATATAAAGAAGCACGCTGTTGAAAAGGCATATCATTGCCCATTCTTCAATAGCGATATTCTATCGGAATCTCGTTGCCATAATACGGGAGGATTTAGTAGAAGAGACACTTATAAGACTCATTTGAAGGCTAGACATTTTGTTTATCCTAAGGGTATGAAACCACAGGATAGAGCTAAATCATCTGGTCATTGTTCTCAATGTGGACAATCCTTTACCACTGCTGATGATTGGATTAAGAATCATATTGAATCTGGTGATTGCCATGGATTACCAGAAGgttatttacaaaatattaagacaggaagaaagaagaagggtaaattaaagatgattAAGACCTCAACGGGCCACTCAAGATTTATCTCCACTGCACAAAGTGTCGTGGATCCTAAAATCTTGACAAATAAAGAAGCTCTAGAGGCAATGGTCATTGTTGCTCACGATACGAATAGGAATGAtattctttccaaatatggtAATAACAAGATTATGATGAATTCAGAAGACTTCCAGGGTCAACCCAAGTCGAAGAGGAAATCAAAGGCAACTcacaacaagaagaacGCAACAACAAGTCCCAACTCTACTGGAACTTCGATCGCTACAGATAATTCTCCTCTCCATAATCCACTTGCAGCTCAGGATATACATCTACTTGAATCCATTCCATCATCAACATCTTCCTTATCATCAAATGATAGTCTAAACTTctcatcatttaataacAAACCAGTTTCAACATCGATATCAACAACTGATGAACTGGAAGATTATATAATGCCATTGGATATGGAACAATGTCCTTACAACCCAAGAGATTATATGGAAAAGACACCATCTGAATTTAAAAACATAAATGATGATTCGTTTATATCGGCAAACACGTTGAATAACGATTCCACAACGTTGAATCCTACGCTAATTAGTGAAActcatttgaaagaaactaaacaatatttgaatttctaTAATTATTCCTTTGGAACAAAGctatga